From the Streptomyces syringium genome, one window contains:
- a CDS encoding serine hydrolase domain-containing protein has translation MATYALPRALAALALAGSVATATVAPAAAAPRVAPRHADHSATQQALDAITDGGTPGALARADRAGEVWHGTSGVADLRTGRPRLPHDRFRIGSLTKPFIATVVLQLAAEPRYGLSIDDTVEGWLPGLVRGNDNDGRRITLRQLLQHTSGLYDYIRDEGFRARFTGKAFFTHRYDGAAPEELVRIGLAHKPEFAPGEGWSYSNTNYILAGMVIEKATGNSYASEVERRIIRPLGLRGTTVPGTSSSVPGPHGRHYSKLYVADPAARIHDATDFNPSVSGASGEMISTSRDLNVFIRALLRGELLPPAQQKQMFTGRDLGDGRSYGLGIRSQTLKACGVKVWGHSSDITGSLTRTAATADGRHVMTINRNGDWGDQALEQSAIEAEFCG, from the coding sequence ATGGCTACGTACGCCTTACCCCGTGCTCTGGCCGCCCTGGCACTGGCGGGATCGGTCGCTACGGCTACGGTCGCCCCGGCGGCCGCCGCACCGCGTGTTGCGCCACGCCACGCCGATCACTCCGCGACGCAGCAAGCCCTCGACGCGATCACCGACGGGGGGACCCCCGGTGCCCTGGCCCGAGCGGACCGTGCGGGCGAGGTCTGGCACGGCACTTCCGGCGTGGCGGACCTCCGCACCGGCCGCCCCCGCCTTCCGCACGACCGGTTCCGCATCGGCAGCCTGACCAAGCCCTTCATCGCCACCGTCGTGCTGCAACTCGCCGCCGAGCCCCGGTACGGCCTGTCGATCGACGACACGGTGGAGGGGTGGCTGCCCGGCCTGGTGCGCGGCAACGACAACGACGGGCGTCGGATCACCCTGCGTCAGCTGCTCCAGCACACCAGTGGCCTCTACGACTACATCCGCGACGAGGGGTTCCGCGCCAGGTTCACCGGCAAGGCGTTCTTCACCCACCGGTACGACGGCGCCGCGCCGGAGGAGTTGGTGCGGATCGGCCTCGCCCACAAGCCGGAGTTCGCCCCCGGCGAGGGCTGGTCCTACTCCAACACCAACTACATCCTGGCCGGCATGGTCATCGAGAAGGCCACGGGAAACAGCTACGCCTCGGAAGTGGAACGGCGCATCATCAGACCCCTCGGCCTGCGCGGAACCACGGTCCCCGGCACGTCGTCCTCGGTCCCCGGCCCGCACGGCCGCCACTACTCCAAGCTCTACGTCGCCGACCCGGCCGCCCGGATCCACGATGCCACCGACTTCAACCCCTCGGTCTCCGGCGCCTCCGGCGAGATGATCTCGACCAGCCGCGACCTGAACGTCTTCATCCGGGCCCTCCTGCGCGGCGAACTTCTTCCTCCCGCCCAGCAGAAACAGATGTTCACGGGCCGCGACCTGGGTGACGGCAGGTCCTACGGCCTCGGGATCAGGTCGCAGACGCTCAAGGCGTGCGGCGTGAAGGTCTGGGGGCACAGCAGCGATATCACCGGCTCCCTGACCCGCACGGCGGCCACCGCCGACGGCAGGCACGTCATGACGATCAACCGGAACGGTGACTGGGGCGATCAGGCACTGGAGCAGTCGGCCATCGAAGCGGAATTCTGCGGCTGA
- a CDS encoding cystathionine gamma-lyase, whose protein sequence is MTGDGTRAVRAGLPEPRANEPALPGPAFAAHYHLPGEVAGPYTYGREGNPTWTALERAISELEYPGDPAAETITFPSGMAAISAVLFSQLRPGDTALLPADGYQLLPALRERLEDFGVTVRTAPTGDDAQLGALDGVRLLWIETPSNPGLDVCDIRRLTDAAHSRGAVVAVDNTLATPLAQRPLELGADFSVASGTKALTGHGDVLLGYVTTPDPELAAAVRAWRKTTGAIPGPMEAWLAHRSLATLQLRVDRQAATALALARALHDRREVTAVRHPGLPDDPAHAVALRQMHGGRFGCVVSFVLPDRAHAERFLAALRLVDEATSFGGVRSTAERRGRWGGDAVPDGFIRFSVGVEDTEDLVADVLTALNLAQTNGV, encoded by the coding sequence ATGACCGGAGACGGGACGAGAGCCGTACGGGCGGGCCTGCCGGAGCCACGGGCGAACGAGCCGGCGCTCCCGGGCCCGGCCTTCGCCGCCCACTACCACCTGCCGGGCGAGGTCGCGGGCCCGTACACGTACGGCCGCGAGGGGAACCCGACGTGGACGGCGCTGGAGCGGGCGATCAGCGAGCTGGAGTACCCGGGGGATCCGGCGGCCGAAACGATCACGTTCCCGTCCGGCATGGCGGCGATCTCCGCCGTGCTCTTCTCCCAGCTGCGGCCGGGGGACACCGCGCTCCTGCCCGCTGACGGCTACCAACTGCTGCCCGCGCTGCGCGAGCGCCTGGAGGACTTCGGCGTCACGGTCCGCACCGCGCCGACCGGTGACGACGCGCAACTGGGCGCCCTGGACGGCGTGCGCCTGCTGTGGATCGAGACGCCCTCGAACCCCGGCCTCGACGTGTGCGACATCCGCCGCCTCACCGACGCCGCCCACAGCCGTGGCGCGGTGGTCGCCGTCGACAACACCCTCGCCACGCCGCTCGCACAGCGCCCGCTGGAGCTGGGCGCCGACTTCTCCGTCGCCAGCGGCACCAAGGCCCTCACCGGCCACGGTGACGTACTCCTGGGCTATGTGACCACTCCGGACCCCGAGCTGGCAGCGGCCGTACGCGCCTGGCGCAAGACCACAGGAGCCATCCCGGGCCCCATGGAGGCCTGGCTCGCCCACCGCTCCCTCGCCACCCTCCAGCTCCGCGTAGACCGGCAGGCGGCCACCGCCCTCGCTCTCGCACGCGCCCTGCACGACCGGCGCGAAGTGACGGCCGTGCGCCACCCGGGCTTGCCGGACGACCCCGCGCACGCGGTCGCCCTGCGCCAGATGCACGGCGGCCGGTTCGGCTGCGTGGTCTCCTTCGTCCTCCCGGACCGGGCCCACGCGGAGCGATTTCTGGCCGCGCTGCGGCTTGTCGACGAAGCGACGAGCTTCGGCGGCGTGCGCTCGACGGCGGAGCGCCGGGGACGGTGGGGCGGGGACGCGGTGCCGGACGGTTTCATCCGCTTCTCGGTGGGCGTCGAGGACACGGAGGATCTGGTCGCTGACGTACTGACGGCCCTCAACCTCGCACAAACGAACGGGGTTTGA
- a CDS encoding phage holin family protein, which yields MKNFVVKTIANAAALAVAIWLLKGITLSGENTARKVLTLMAVALLFGVVNFVVKPIVKLLSFPLFILTLGLITLVINALMLLLTSWLAGQLDLAFHIEGFWTSLIGGLIISIVAWAMHVILPDEQD from the coding sequence ATGAAGAATTTCGTAGTCAAGACGATTGCCAATGCGGCGGCCCTGGCGGTCGCGATCTGGCTGCTCAAGGGCATCACCCTGTCCGGGGAGAACACCGCCCGCAAGGTGCTGACGCTGATGGCCGTCGCGCTCCTCTTCGGCGTGGTCAACTTCGTGGTCAAGCCGATCGTGAAGCTGCTGTCCTTCCCGCTCTTCATCCTCACCCTCGGCCTGATCACCTTGGTGATCAACGCGTTGATGCTGCTGCTGACCTCATGGCTCGCGGGCCAACTGGATCTGGCGTTCCACATCGAGGGCTTCTGGACCTCGCTGATCGGTGGTCTGATCATCTCGATCGTGGCGTGGGCGATGCATGTGATCCTGCCGGACGAACAGGACTGA
- a CDS encoding cupin domain-containing protein: MKAFRLDELEAERAANEGAYLQFLRERNMSVGLYALDAGDADPQSPHAQDEVYLVVSGRASITVGLETTEVARGSVVYVPAGVAHKFHHISEDLRVVVVFSPPES; encoded by the coding sequence ATGAAGGCGTTCCGGCTGGACGAGCTGGAAGCGGAGCGGGCCGCCAACGAGGGCGCTTATCTCCAGTTCCTGCGCGAACGGAACATGTCGGTCGGGCTGTACGCGCTGGACGCGGGCGACGCGGACCCGCAGAGCCCGCACGCCCAGGATGAGGTGTACCTGGTGGTGAGCGGCCGGGCCTCGATCACGGTGGGGCTGGAGACCACGGAGGTCGCGCGGGGCAGCGTCGTCTACGTACCGGCCGGGGTGGCGCACAAGTTCCACCACATCAGCGAGGATCTCCGGGTCGTCGTCGTCTTCTCTCCGCCTGAGAGCTGA
- a CDS encoding DUF5326 family protein — protein MAEKGIFEGLPWWVKWIAVPVLVLAVFGSLIVSVLGFVLTFAFKLLLLAALIGGLVILVKKFTSSSSKGDW, from the coding sequence ATGGCCGAGAAGGGGATATTCGAAGGACTGCCCTGGTGGGTGAAGTGGATCGCCGTGCCGGTCCTCGTGCTCGCCGTGTTCGGCAGCCTGATCGTCAGCGTGCTGGGCTTCGTGCTCACCTTTGCCTTCAAGCTGCTGCTGCTCGCGGCGCTGATCGGCGGTCTGGTCATCCTCGTCAAGAAGTTCACGTCGTCGTCCTCGAAGGGCGACTGGTAG
- a CDS encoding SsgA family sporulation/cell division regulator — protein sequence MRETVQAEVIMTFLVSEELSFRIPVALDYDSSDPYAVKFTFHLPGDAPVTWAFARELLLDGLSQPSGEGDVHISPASAEHLSDVFIRLQVGGEGALFRAGAAALVAFLDRTDRIAPLGEERSVADFDYELAAALDSILAGNPEGQNAG from the coding sequence ATGCGCGAAACAGTTCAGGCGGAAGTGATCATGACGTTCCTCGTCTCCGAGGAGCTGTCCTTCCGGATCCCGGTGGCGCTGGATTACGACAGCAGCGACCCCTACGCGGTGAAGTTCACCTTCCACCTTCCCGGCGACGCGCCTGTGACCTGGGCGTTCGCACGGGAGTTGCTGCTCGACGGGCTGAGCCAGCCATCCGGCGAAGGCGATGTGCATATCTCCCCCGCCTCCGCCGAGCACCTGTCCGACGTCTTCATCCGGCTGCAAGTGGGCGGCGAAGGCGCGCTGTTCCGGGCCGGGGCCGCCGCCCTCGTGGCCTTCCTCGACCGGACCGACCGCATCGCCCCGCTCGGTGAGGAGCGTTCCGTCGCCGACTTCGACTACGAGCTGGCCGCCGCCCTCGACAGCATCCTCGCCGGCAACCCCGAGGGGCAGAACGCCGGTTAG
- a CDS encoding YibE/F family protein — protein MRGVTSSDRSPQSHSHSHAHSHGPAAPVSAHLRKVIAAVLIPFAVAVVAGLIVLWPGGAPSHKPSGLGLDQQTRAGRVVKIEEVDCAKVGALPQQQKPGGQGGPGAPAPPPGSCETATIEVSEGPDKGKTFTEIVRPDSSRRYSVGQKVVLAHAPKAPENLRYSVTDVDRTMPMVILAALFALAVVVVGRLRGLFALIALVISFGVLTMFILPAILQGSNPLLVAVVGGSAIMLIALYMCHGLSARTSVAVLGTLTSLVVIGLLGSLFMDWAHLTGNTDDQTALVHGLYPQIEIQGLLLAGIIIGSLGVLDDVTVTQTSAVWELKEADPSASWRKLYGSAMRIGRDHIASVVNTLVLAYAGASLPLLLLFTIADAGVGAVATSELVAEEIVRTLVGSIGLVASVPVTTALAALVVSADRQSAKGKGKPGARTGGKGGRRRRAK, from the coding sequence ATGCGTGGCGTGACCAGCTCAGACCGCAGTCCCCAGTCCCACTCGCATTCCCACGCGCACAGCCACGGCCCGGCCGCCCCCGTCTCCGCCCATCTGCGGAAGGTGATCGCGGCGGTGCTGATCCCCTTCGCCGTCGCGGTGGTGGCCGGTCTGATCGTGCTCTGGCCCGGCGGCGCGCCCTCGCACAAGCCCTCCGGGCTGGGCCTCGACCAGCAGACCCGGGCGGGCCGGGTCGTCAAGATCGAGGAGGTCGATTGCGCCAAGGTGGGCGCCCTGCCGCAGCAGCAGAAGCCCGGCGGCCAGGGCGGCCCCGGCGCGCCCGCGCCCCCGCCGGGGTCCTGCGAGACCGCGACCATCGAGGTCTCCGAGGGCCCGGACAAGGGCAAGACCTTCACCGAGATCGTGCGGCCGGACTCCTCCCGCCGCTACTCCGTGGGCCAGAAGGTGGTGCTCGCCCACGCGCCGAAGGCCCCGGAGAATCTGCGCTATTCGGTCACGGACGTGGACCGGACGATGCCGATGGTCATCCTCGCCGCGCTGTTCGCCCTCGCGGTCGTGGTCGTCGGACGGCTGCGCGGCCTCTTCGCGCTGATCGCGCTGGTCATCAGCTTCGGCGTGCTGACGATGTTCATCCTCCCCGCGATCCTCCAGGGCTCGAACCCGCTGCTGGTCGCCGTGGTCGGCGGCAGCGCGATCATGCTCATCGCGCTCTACATGTGCCACGGCCTCTCCGCCCGGACATCCGTGGCGGTACTGGGGACGCTGACGTCGCTGGTGGTCATCGGGCTGCTCGGCTCCCTGTTCATGGACTGGGCGCATCTGACGGGCAACACGGACGACCAGACCGCCCTGGTGCACGGCCTCTATCCGCAGATCGAGATCCAGGGTCTGCTGCTGGCGGGGATCATCATCGGTTCGCTGGGTGTGCTCGACGACGTGACGGTGACGCAGACGTCGGCGGTGTGGGAGCTGAAGGAAGCCGACCCGAGCGCGAGTTGGCGCAAACTGTATGGATCCGCCATGCGGATCGGCCGGGACCACATCGCTTCGGTGGTCAATACGCTGGTACTGGCGTACGCGGGTGCGTCGCTGCCGCTGCTGCTGTTGTTCACGATCGCGGACGCCGGAGTGGGGGCCGTCGCGACCAGTGAGCTCGTCGCGGAGGAGATCGTACGGACGCTGGTGGGCAGCATCGGGCTGGTGGCCTCGGTCCCGGTGACGACGGCCTTGGCGGCGCTCGTCGTCAGCGCCGACCGGCAGTCGGCGAAGGGCAAGGGGAAGCCCGGCGCGCGCACCGGGGGCAAGGGCGGCAGGCGCCGCCGCGCGAAGTGA
- the thiC gene encoding phosphomethylpyrimidine synthase ThiC yields MTSQDARTSETGQIGWHKDYVTGSRPDLRVPVRRVHLTNGQDVRLYDTSGPYTDPSVETDVRRGLLPLRENWIVGRGDTEEYAGRPMRPEDDGLKHTSPRGGLKNLDAVFPGRPRLPRRGRSGAAVTQLAYARRGEITEEMEYVALRENVSPETVREEIAAGRAVLPANVNHPEIEPMIIGKKFLVKVNANIGNSAVTSSIEEEVEKMTWATRWGADTVMDLSTGRNIHTTREWVLRNSPVPIGTVPLYQALEKVDGKAEELTWEIYKDTVIEQAEQGVDYMTVHAGVLLRYVPLTARRKTGIVSRGGSIMAAWCLAHHKESFLYENFEELCEILASYDVTYSLGDGLRPGSIADANDEAQFAELKTLGELNTIAKRHNVQTMIEGPGHVPMHKIKENIDLQQEICEEAPFYTLGPLTTDVAPAYDHITSGIGAAMIAWWGTAMLCYVTPKEHLGLPDRDDVKTGVITYKIAAHAADLAKGHPGAQEWDDALSDARFEFRWEDQFNLALDPDTARAFHDETLPAEPAKTAHFCSMCGPKFCSMKISRSITEQFAPDLAVSATDEEVEAGMLEKSKEFAASGNRVYLPLAD; encoded by the coding sequence ATGACCTCGCAGGATGCACGCACGTCCGAAACCGGCCAGATCGGCTGGCACAAGGACTACGTGACCGGCTCGCGGCCGGACCTTCGGGTCCCGGTACGGCGGGTCCACCTCACCAACGGCCAGGACGTACGGCTGTACGACACGTCCGGTCCGTACACCGATCCGTCCGTCGAGACCGATGTCCGGCGCGGTCTCCTGCCGCTGCGGGAGAACTGGATCGTCGGCCGCGGCGACACCGAGGAGTACGCGGGCCGCCCGATGCGTCCGGAGGACGACGGGCTCAAGCACACCTCGCCGCGCGGGGGTCTGAAGAACCTCGACGCGGTCTTCCCCGGCCGCCCCCGGCTGCCCCGCCGCGGCCGGTCGGGCGCCGCCGTGACCCAGCTCGCGTACGCCCGCCGCGGTGAGATCACCGAGGAGATGGAGTACGTGGCGCTCCGGGAGAACGTTTCTCCCGAGACCGTTCGCGAGGAGATCGCGGCGGGCCGGGCCGTGCTTCCGGCCAATGTGAACCACCCGGAGATCGAGCCGATGATCATCGGTAAGAAGTTCCTGGTGAAGGTCAACGCCAACATCGGCAACTCCGCCGTCACCTCCTCCATCGAGGAGGAGGTCGAGAAGATGACCTGGGCGACCCGCTGGGGCGCCGACACGGTCATGGACCTCTCCACCGGCCGCAACATCCACACCACGCGTGAGTGGGTGCTGCGCAACTCCCCCGTGCCGATCGGCACCGTGCCGCTCTACCAGGCGCTGGAGAAGGTCGACGGCAAGGCCGAGGAGCTGACCTGGGAGATCTACAAGGACACGGTCATCGAGCAGGCCGAGCAGGGCGTGGACTACATGACCGTCCACGCGGGCGTGCTGCTGCGCTACGTCCCGCTGACCGCCCGTCGCAAGACCGGCATCGTCTCGCGCGGTGGTTCGATCATGGCCGCGTGGTGCCTGGCGCACCACAAGGAGTCGTTCCTGTACGAGAACTTCGAGGAGCTCTGCGAGATCCTCGCCTCCTACGACGTGACGTACTCCCTCGGCGACGGGCTGCGCCCCGGCTCGATCGCGGACGCCAACGACGAGGCGCAGTTCGCGGAGCTGAAGACGCTCGGCGAGCTGAACACGATCGCCAAGCGGCACAACGTGCAGACGATGATCGAGGGCCCCGGGCACGTCCCGATGCACAAGATCAAGGAGAACATCGACCTCCAGCAGGAGATCTGCGAGGAGGCGCCGTTCTACACGCTCGGCCCGCTGACGACCGACGTCGCGCCCGCGTACGACCACATCACCTCGGGGATCGGCGCGGCGATGATCGCGTGGTGGGGCACGGCGATGCTCTGCTACGTCACGCCGAAGGAGCACCTGGGCCTGCCGGACCGCGACGACGTGAAGACCGGCGTCATCACGTACAAGATCGCCGCGCATGCGGCGGACCTCGCCAAGGGGCACCCGGGCGCGCAGGAGTGGGACGACGCGCTGTCCGACGCGCGCTTCGAATTCCGCTGGGAGGACCAGTTCAACCTGGCCCTCGACCCGGACACCGCCCGTGCCTTCCACGACGAGACGCTGCCGGCGGAACCGGCGAAGACCGCGCACTTCTGTTCCATGTGCGGGCCGAAGTTCTGCTCGATGAAAATTAGCCGAAGCATCACAGAGCAGTTCGCCCCAGATTTGGCCGTTTCGGCCACTGATGAGGAGGTCGAAGCGGGGATGCTGGAGAAGTCGAAGGAGTTCGCGGCGAGCGGCAACCGGGTCTACCTTCCGTTGGCCGATTGA
- a CDS encoding NUDIX domain-containing protein, whose protein sequence is MQWTTHGERQIYTNKWVNLCLVDVEQPDGRRWEHHVVRLRHLAVAAVVNERREILMMWRHRFITDSWAWELPMGLIELDETPEEAAVREVEEETGWRPDSVRPLVYAEPANGITDSQHYVFRADSATYIGPPTEKNESDRIEWVPLDKVRGMVDRREIVSSGSLVGVLYVLMDEAIR, encoded by the coding sequence ATGCAGTGGACGACCCATGGCGAGCGTCAGATCTACACGAACAAGTGGGTGAACTTGTGCCTGGTCGATGTTGAGCAGCCGGATGGCCGACGGTGGGAGCACCACGTTGTTCGGCTTCGTCACCTCGCCGTGGCGGCGGTAGTCAACGAACGCCGCGAGATATTGATGATGTGGCGCCACCGGTTCATCACGGATTCCTGGGCTTGGGAACTTCCCATGGGTCTGATCGAATTGGACGAGACTCCCGAAGAGGCTGCCGTTCGAGAGGTTGAGGAAGAGACGGGCTGGCGTCCTGACTCGGTGAGACCGTTGGTGTACGCGGAGCCTGCGAACGGCATCACAGACTCGCAGCACTACGTGTTCAGGGCCGACAGCGCCACCTACATAGGTCCTCCGACCGAGAAGAACGAATCCGATCGGATCGAGTGGGTGCCCCTGGACAAGGTCCGGGGCATGGTCGACCGACGCGAGATCGTCAGCAGCGGATCACTTGTGGGTGTGCTCTACGTGCTCATGGACGAAGCGATCCGCTGA
- a CDS encoding ATP-binding protein has product MQRFRSMTLFAEWQDTVWAARNLAGSALEDWGLHALVDDVRLVVSELVGNVVQHAVPDDRLACPGAPRRIDVTLTMWPKWLFLGVADEDSSPPTFPLGESFSPELAHGLPEAVLPDSGRGLLIIHRLADALWWAPEESGGKTIFCRFDLGERCADGPA; this is encoded by the coding sequence GTGCAGCGTTTCCGGTCGATGACGCTCTTTGCGGAGTGGCAGGACACGGTGTGGGCTGCTCGTAATCTGGCTGGGTCCGCCCTCGAAGACTGGGGCTTGCACGCCCTGGTGGACGACGTGCGGTTAGTCGTCTCGGAGCTGGTTGGCAATGTGGTGCAGCACGCGGTTCCTGACGATCGTTTGGCTTGTCCGGGTGCTCCTCGTCGGATCGATGTCACGCTGACGATGTGGCCGAAGTGGCTGTTCCTCGGTGTGGCTGACGAGGACTCCAGTCCGCCGACCTTCCCTCTTGGTGAGTCCTTCTCGCCTGAGCTCGCGCACGGCCTGCCGGAGGCAGTTCTTCCCGATTCGGGCCGTGGGCTGTTGATCATTCACCGGCTGGCCGACGCCCTGTGGTGGGCCCCGGAGGAAAGCGGCGGTAAGACGATCTTCTGCCGTTTCGACCTCGGCGAACGCTGCGCCGACGGTCCCGCCTAG
- a CDS encoding DUF7848 domain-containing protein, with translation MSGSGPIYEVECTTCGRSSEASEGSAGPDAWALEHADRTGHTGYRNILTRFSRASRSAGTP, from the coding sequence ATGTCGGGGAGCGGGCCGATATACGAGGTTGAGTGCACGACCTGCGGGAGATCCTCGGAGGCGTCGGAGGGTAGTGCAGGGCCGGACGCGTGGGCCCTTGAGCACGCGGACCGGACCGGCCACACCGGCTACCGGAACATCCTCACGCGCTTCTCGCGGGCCTCGCGCTCGGCGGGCACCCCCTAG
- a CDS encoding pentapeptide repeat-containing protein — translation MVQLLAVLGAGIALIFTAFNYRLTRRGQVTDRFIKALERLDSEELYVRLGGVLALEQIVQDAPDQATHAAQVLSAFLRRRAPGQTPTAPASARRDRIAAARRSALRGTEPPPRLPSPSPSSPEADVQHALTALTHPSIRKNVAPEQELVLDELNLAGVKLTGANLSYIWLNKANLSNAWLSRANLSGAWLSKTILTGAWLVHTDLTHARLDGANLSGARLTDATLTGVILDGANLTGAWLEEADLTAACLRKADLTAAHLEDATLIRTRLEKADLTAAHLEEANLTQAHLDEANLTRARLDSADFNGADLTAARLDGAYLGGADLSNALGLTPTQVWKAVITSSTRLPDVMAGHPLITARVREIEHRFDL, via the coding sequence GTGGTGCAGCTACTCGCGGTCCTCGGAGCCGGCATTGCCCTGATCTTCACCGCGTTCAACTACCGGCTGACCCGGCGCGGACAGGTAACTGATCGTTTCATCAAGGCCCTGGAACGCCTCGATTCCGAAGAACTCTACGTCCGGCTCGGCGGCGTACTAGCTTTGGAACAGATCGTCCAGGACGCCCCCGACCAGGCCACCCATGCGGCACAAGTTTTGAGCGCCTTCCTCCGGCGCCGCGCTCCTGGACAGACGCCGACGGCACCAGCTTCAGCCCGACGGGACCGCATCGCCGCTGCCCGCCGATCAGCCCTACGCGGAACTGAGCCACCCCCAAGGTTGCCTAGCCCTTCACCGAGCAGCCCCGAAGCCGACGTGCAACACGCGCTGACCGCACTCACTCACCCCTCGATCCGCAAAAACGTCGCCCCAGAGCAAGAGCTCGTCCTCGACGAACTCAACCTTGCCGGCGTCAAGCTCACCGGGGCGAACCTTTCCTACATCTGGCTCAACAAGGCGAACCTCTCCAATGCCTGGCTCAGCAGGGCGAACCTCAGCGGCGCTTGGCTCAGCAAGACGATCCTCACCGGCGCCTGGCTCGTTCATACAGACCTCACCCACGCCAGGCTCGACGGAGCGAACCTTAGTGGGGCTCGCCTAACCGATGCGACCCTCACGGGCGTCATTCTCGACGGGGCGAACCTGACTGGGGCTTGGCTTGAGGAGGCGGACCTCACGGCAGCCTGCCTCAGGAAGGCCGACCTCACGGCGGCCCACCTAGAGGATGCGACCCTCATCCGGACCCGCCTTGAGAAGGCCGACCTCACAGCGGCCCACCTAGAGGAGGCAAACCTCACCCAGGCCCACCTCGACGAAGCGAACCTAACCCGGGCTCGGCTCGACTCAGCTGATTTCAACGGGGCTGATCTCACTGCGGCTCGGCTTGACGGGGCCTATCTCGGCGGAGCGGACTTGAGTAACGCCCTGGGATTAACACCTACGCAGGTATGGAAAGCCGTCATCACATCGTCCACCCGACTGCCAGATGTGATGGCGGGCCACCCGCTTATCACCGCCCGCGTGCGAGAGATCGAGCATAGGTTCGATCTCTAA
- a CDS encoding GntR family transcriptional regulator: MTEIKRPGALYQQVAAAIRDAILSGEFAPGAPLPSEAQLIERYKVSRPTVRNAVAALRAEGLIDVQHGKGSFVRTSGLPPVTVDRRITRTGSGPFVTHDGIAWEQPGEPKIYRTETTAITGPPLGLGEGEALFGCERLLTDPATGTRALHRTLIPFATAEDTELAQAPDTEPTAIYELLSKTGHKLWWAETVQARMPLPAERGALQIPDATPVLHTARITHGTNDQPLILEELRISAERAQLAYRITAEKPPTARRTRA, from the coding sequence ATGACGGAGATCAAGCGCCCCGGAGCGCTGTACCAGCAGGTCGCGGCCGCAATCCGGGACGCGATTCTGTCCGGCGAGTTCGCCCCCGGAGCCCCGTTGCCGTCCGAGGCGCAGCTCATCGAGCGCTACAAGGTTTCCCGCCCGACCGTGCGCAACGCGGTCGCCGCGCTTCGCGCCGAGGGGCTGATCGATGTCCAGCACGGCAAGGGCAGCTTCGTCCGCACCTCCGGTCTGCCGCCGGTCACCGTCGACCGCCGCATCACCCGCACCGGATCAGGCCCGTTCGTCACCCACGACGGCATCGCCTGGGAACAGCCCGGCGAACCGAAGATCTACCGCACCGAGACAACCGCGATCACCGGCCCGCCGCTGGGACTGGGCGAGGGGGAAGCGCTCTTCGGCTGCGAACGACTGCTCACGGATCCGGCGACCGGCACCAGGGCCCTGCACCGCACGCTCATCCCCTTCGCCACCGCCGAGGACACCGAACTCGCCCAGGCCCCGGACACCGAACCCACAGCGATCTACGAGCTGCTCAGCAAGACCGGGCACAAGCTGTGGTGGGCCGAGACGGTACAAGCCCGCATGCCGCTCCCTGCCGAACGTGGCGCCTTGCAGATCCCCGACGCCACCCCCGTCCTCCACACCGCCCGCATCACCCACGGCACCAACGACCAGCCCCTGATCCTCGAAGAACTGCGCATCAGCGCCGAACGCGCCCAGCTCGCCTACCGCATCACCGCCGAGAAGCCCCCCACCGCACGCCGCACCCGCGCCTGA
- a CDS encoding SCO3933 family regulatory protein — protein MQSIPVDTTRLGVLRCAVAPEPKMSGFETKEVKTDRDGNTIYTVAVMVRQDGRRVSVIEISVTGEPKGVVEGAEVRVTGLEAFSWAMGDRHGISFRAAAITPAPAAAPAGKAGGA, from the coding sequence ATGCAGTCCATCCCTGTGGACACAACCCGGCTCGGCGTACTGCGGTGCGCTGTCGCGCCGGAACCGAAGATGTCTGGCTTTGAGACGAAGGAGGTGAAGACGGACCGGGACGGCAACACGATCTACACCGTTGCCGTGATGGTCCGGCAGGACGGTCGGCGGGTCTCGGTCATCGAGATCTCGGTGACCGGCGAACCGAAAGGCGTCGTGGAGGGCGCTGAGGTCCGGGTGACGGGCCTGGAGGCGTTCTCCTGGGCCATGGGCGACCGGCACGGAATCAGCTTCCGCGCCGCCGCCATCACCCCCGCACCGGCCGCTGCTCCGGCGGGCAAGGCGGGTGGTGCGTGA